A window of the Acidobacteriota bacterium genome harbors these coding sequences:
- a CDS encoding ATP-binding protein has product MMPPTRSSDGWRAPAWRGPLTVLLLLAAAALLFQFLQRRISGAWIAFASHPEVMSALDRSLDDPKRLAELDPDGETAYRSRFAELETLNQRLRILRHNRDEIVRRYEQLLLVAFLAAALLAATVVVLRQRRDERRLARLGEALAGLAEGRIDLGLGEPRRDIIGRIAGMVERTSRRMARDRQRLEALKNLSAWQEAARRHAHEMRTPLTGARLEIERIEPLLGTAPDGQRDEVRRATESALQELERLGKFTQRFASFARLPAPRTERHDLAALVEEFVATFASAWDNLELRFAGAPRCDIEIDREMLRQVLVNLCDNSSLSLAEHPPEGRTQGTVTFEIAAGAFGPSLVVADDGPGVAPEMRHRLFDPYASTRTLGEGLGLGLAISKKILLDHGGDLELVPSQHGATFRLNFPQPQETSAP; this is encoded by the coding sequence ATGATGCCTCCGACCCGCTCATCCGATGGCTGGCGAGCCCCCGCCTGGCGAGGTCCCCTGACCGTTCTTCTGCTGCTCGCCGCCGCCGCGCTTCTCTTCCAGTTCCTCCAACGTCGCATCTCGGGAGCCTGGATCGCCTTTGCTTCCCACCCCGAGGTGATGTCCGCCCTCGACCGTTCCCTCGACGACCCGAAACGCCTCGCCGAGCTCGATCCGGACGGCGAAACCGCTTACCGCAGCCGCTTCGCCGAGCTCGAGACCCTCAACCAGCGCCTGCGCATCCTGCGCCACAACCGCGATGAGATCGTGCGCCGTTACGAGCAGCTCCTGCTGGTCGCCTTCCTGGCCGCGGCCCTCCTCGCCGCCACCGTCGTCGTCCTCCGCCAGCGGCGCGACGAGCGCCGTCTGGCGCGCCTCGGCGAAGCCCTCGCCGGCCTCGCCGAAGGGCGCATCGATCTCGGCCTGGGGGAGCCGCGGCGCGACATCATCGGCCGCATCGCCGGCATGGTCGAACGCACCTCGCGGCGCATGGCGCGCGACCGCCAGCGCCTCGAAGCGCTCAAGAACCTCTCCGCCTGGCAGGAGGCGGCGCGCCGCCACGCCCACGAGATGCGCACCCCACTGACCGGTGCCCGCCTCGAGATCGAGCGCATCGAGCCCCTTCTCGGGACCGCCCCGGACGGTCAGCGGGACGAGGTCCGCCGCGCCACCGAGAGCGCCCTCCAGGAGCTCGAGCGTCTCGGCAAGTTCACCCAGCGCTTCGCTTCCTTCGCCCGCCTGCCGGCCCCGCGCACCGAGCGCCACGATCTCGCCGCCCTGGTGGAGGAGTTCGTCGCCACCTTCGCCAGCGCCTGGGACAACCTCGAGCTGCGCTTCGCCGGAGCGCCACGCTGCGACATCGAGATCGACCGCGAGATGCTGCGCCAGGTGTTGGTCAACCTGTGCGACAACAGCTCCCTGTCCCTCGCCGAGCACCCTCCCGAGGGCCGCACCCAAGGCACCGTGACCTTCGAGATCGCCGCTGGCGCCTTCGGTCCCTCGCTGGTGGTGGCCGACGACGGTCCCGGCGTCGCCCCGGAGATGCGCCACCGCTTGTTCGATCCCTATGCCTCGACCCGCACCCTCGGCGAAGGTCTCGGCCTCGGCCTGGCAATCTCGAAAAAGATCCTCCTCGACCACGGTGGCGATCTCGAGCTGGTGCCGAGCCAGCACGGCGCCACCTTCCGTTTGAACTTTCCGCAACCGCAGGAGACCTCCGCCCCATGA
- a CDS encoding sigma-54 dependent transcriptional regulator: MSRVLIVEDDPKIRANLLFQLRDQGLSPTAMENAEGALAQLEGGNGSLPDLLLLDVRLPGMSGVDLVKQLAAIDRLPPTIILSGEASITETVDALQLGVHDFLEKPFSRERLMRSIENTLEHTALKKQVHDLERELAGEPKLLGDSPAMDRLRELIARAAATEARVLVQGESGTGKELVAAALHHQSSRRDRPFIKLNCAAIPSNLIEDELFGHVRGAYTDAKESRPGLFEEADGGTLFLDEIGDMDVQLQARLLRVLEDGKVRRIGDSRERSVDVRILAATHRDLEEAVRQQSFRQDLFFRLAHLPLEVPPLRQRGDDIRLLFDVFIEQYSRQHRLRPRRVDEQVYEQLGRYSWPGNVRELKHLCERLVVFGGKEITVDQLPTPLFASSPSAAAGAEGTDLLRLEAAGSLPLRELRARCEREYIEAMLRRSNWNISAAARALDLQRTYLHQKMATLGIRRPNNQD, encoded by the coding sequence ATGAGCCGCGTGCTGATCGTCGAGGACGACCCCAAGATTCGCGCCAACCTGCTCTTCCAGCTCCGCGACCAGGGCCTCTCGCCCACCGCCATGGAGAACGCCGAAGGGGCCCTCGCTCAGCTCGAAGGCGGCAATGGATCGCTGCCCGACCTGTTGCTTCTCGACGTCCGCCTGCCGGGGATGAGCGGGGTCGATCTGGTGAAGCAGCTCGCCGCCATCGACCGCCTGCCGCCGACCATCATCCTGTCCGGCGAAGCCTCCATCACGGAGACCGTCGACGCCCTCCAACTCGGCGTCCACGACTTCCTCGAAAAGCCCTTCAGCCGTGAACGCCTGATGCGCTCGATCGAGAACACCCTCGAGCACACCGCCCTCAAGAAGCAGGTTCACGACCTCGAGCGCGAGCTCGCCGGCGAACCCAAGCTGCTCGGTGACTCACCGGCCATGGACCGCCTGCGCGAGCTCATCGCCCGCGCCGCCGCCACCGAGGCACGGGTGCTGGTCCAAGGCGAGAGCGGCACCGGCAAGGAGCTCGTCGCCGCCGCCCTCCACCACCAGAGCTCGCGCCGGGATCGCCCCTTCATCAAGCTCAACTGCGCCGCCATTCCCAGCAATCTGATCGAGGACGAGCTCTTCGGCCACGTTCGCGGCGCCTACACGGACGCCAAGGAGTCGCGCCCCGGCCTGTTCGAGGAAGCCGACGGCGGCACCCTCTTCCTCGATGAGATAGGCGACATGGACGTCCAGCTCCAGGCCCGCCTGCTGCGTGTCCTCGAAGACGGTAAGGTGAGACGCATCGGCGACTCCCGCGAGCGTTCCGTCGATGTCCGCATCCTGGCGGCGACGCACCGCGACCTCGAGGAAGCGGTACGCCAGCAGAGCTTCCGCCAGGACCTCTTCTTTCGCCTCGCCCACCTGCCCCTCGAAGTCCCGCCCCTGCGCCAGCGCGGCGACGACATCCGGCTGCTCTTCGACGTCTTCATCGAGCAGTACAGCCGCCAGCATCGGCTGCGCCCGCGGCGCGTCGACGAGCAGGTCTACGAGCAGCTCGGGCGCTACTCCTGGCCCGGCAACGTCCGCGAGCTCAAGCACCTGTGCGAGCGGCTGGTGGTCTTCGGCGGCAAGGAGATCACCGTTGACCAGCTCCCGACGCCGCTCTTCGCCAGCTCACCGAGCGCCGCCGCCGGCGCCGAGGGCACCGACCTGCTGCGCCTCGAGGCCGCCGGCAGCCTGCCCCTGCGCGAGCTGCGGGCACGCTGCGAGCGCGAGTACATCGAAGCCATGCTGCGGCGGAGCAACTGGAACATCTCGGCCGCCGCCCGCGCCCTCGACCTGCAGCGCACCTATCTGCACCAGAAGATGGCCACCCTCGGCATCCGGCGCCCCAACAACCAGGATTGA
- a CDS encoding ankyrin repeat domain-containing protein — protein MTLEAGSEDRAEIAFPDAAGVNREAGDPGATICGNCERPLQGEFCSACGQRHWHDRLSVSGLLGDLFHRLFNFDRGIWVTIRDLTVAPGQTVRRYLDGQRRRYLNPFTYLAVTSAASILVHHLAVRFSGQQLFEGVVEQYQTLPPEMQAFMLQFMNWIMNNAIWVNLLIAGPFAFVVWALSRRSNLRLAETGVLALFAFAHVQLLGIAIYLPLFVLPASIYDFQTMARLSQILQFVIPVAAVMGVLGKTFPSFLKGAVAVAVGWGVMLTTFGIAAGIYVFRHPELLTGPQQRSLYQAIEDRRIDEIDALIASGADINAPRIQPPLHLAIAAGDSEIIDLLIGAGADLDALDSNGHPALRWAVQRRKVALIERLLAAGADPTITAPDGTTLVMLAADASARSLAPLLEVAPSLVDQTRDHRLATALMIAADDGSRKRVELLLAAGADPAITNNDSETALELAAPRVRELLAAASRPQDTPTPSPEPP, from the coding sequence TTGACCCTCGAGGCCGGCAGCGAAGATCGCGCAGAGATCGCCTTCCCGGACGCCGCGGGCGTCAACCGAGAGGCCGGCGATCCCGGGGCTACCATCTGCGGCAACTGCGAGAGGCCATTGCAGGGCGAGTTTTGCAGCGCCTGTGGGCAACGCCACTGGCACGACCGCCTCTCCGTAAGCGGTCTCCTCGGCGATCTCTTCCACCGCTTGTTCAACTTCGATCGCGGCATCTGGGTCACGATTCGCGACCTCACCGTCGCCCCGGGACAAACCGTGCGCCGCTACCTCGACGGCCAGCGTCGGCGCTACTTGAACCCCTTCACCTACCTCGCCGTCACCTCGGCGGCGTCGATCCTGGTCCATCACCTGGCGGTCCGTTTCTCGGGCCAGCAGCTCTTCGAAGGTGTCGTCGAGCAGTACCAGACCCTTCCTCCCGAAATGCAAGCCTTCATGCTGCAGTTCATGAACTGGATCATGAACAACGCGATCTGGGTCAACCTGCTGATTGCGGGGCCCTTTGCCTTCGTGGTGTGGGCCCTGAGCCGCCGATCGAACTTGAGGCTCGCCGAAACGGGGGTCTTGGCGCTCTTCGCCTTCGCCCACGTCCAGCTCCTCGGGATCGCAATCTACTTGCCCCTGTTTGTGCTCCCGGCGTCGATCTACGACTTTCAGACCATGGCTCGGCTGTCGCAAATTCTCCAGTTCGTCATCCCCGTCGCGGCGGTGATGGGCGTTCTCGGAAAGACCTTTCCATCTTTCCTCAAGGGCGCCGTCGCCGTCGCCGTCGGCTGGGGCGTGATGCTGACGACCTTCGGCATCGCCGCTGGCATCTACGTGTTTCGCCACCCAGAGCTCCTCACCGGCCCGCAACAACGCTCCCTCTACCAGGCCATCGAGGACCGTCGCATCGACGAGATCGACGCCCTGATCGCCTCCGGCGCCGACATCAATGCGCCGCGCATTCAACCGCCACTCCATCTCGCCATCGCGGCCGGCGATTCCGAGATCATCGACCTCCTGATCGGCGCCGGCGCCGATCTCGACGCCCTCGACTCGAACGGCCACCCGGCCCTGCGTTGGGCGGTGCAGCGGCGCAAGGTCGCCCTGATCGAGCGCCTCCTCGCAGCCGGCGCCGACCCCACGATCACCGCTCCCGATGGCACCACCCTGGTGATGCTCGCCGCCGACGCCAGCGCCCGCAGTCTCGCTCCGCTGCTCGAGGTCGCCCCCTCCCTGGTCGACCAGACTCGCGACCATCGCCTGGCCACCGCCCTGATGATCGCCGCCGATGACGGCAGCCGAAAGCGGGTCGAGCTGTTGCTCGCCGCGGGAGCAGATCCGGCGATCACGAACAACGACAGTGAGACGGCCCTCGAGCTCGCCGCGCCGCGGGTTCGAGAGCTGCTGGCGGCAGCGAGTCGGCCGCAGGACACGCCGACTCCGAGCCCAGAGCCTCCCTGA
- a CDS encoding DNA alkylation repair protein codes for MDFQAVMGELEALGTAQNRKVYPRHGVQEPLFGVSFANLGKLHKKIRQDHALALELWASGNHDARVLATMVADASALGLRELDGWCREIDNYIVADAFSKLVARGPHRRRKVDTWTRSPREFVGQTGYNLLASLALDDGEEIEDAYFVAHLERIEEHIHDRANRIRHAMNQALISIGVRTPPLTTKALAAAGRIGKVDVEHGDTSCKTPDAADYIRRTLEHRQKKAE; via the coding sequence ATGGACTTTCAAGCAGTCATGGGCGAGCTCGAAGCGCTGGGCACGGCCCAGAACCGCAAGGTCTATCCGCGTCACGGCGTCCAGGAACCGCTCTTCGGAGTCAGCTTCGCCAACCTCGGCAAGCTGCACAAGAAGATCCGCCAGGACCATGCCCTCGCCCTCGAACTCTGGGCCTCCGGCAATCACGACGCCCGCGTCCTCGCGACCATGGTGGCCGACGCCAGCGCTCTGGGCCTGCGCGAGCTCGACGGCTGGTGCCGCGAGATCGACAATTACATCGTCGCCGACGCCTTCTCGAAGCTCGTCGCCCGTGGCCCCCACCGCCGCCGCAAGGTCGACACCTGGACCCGCTCGCCGCGCGAGTTCGTCGGCCAGACCGGCTACAACCTGCTCGCCAGCCTGGCCCTCGACGATGGCGAGGAGATCGAAGACGCCTACTTCGTCGCTCACCTCGAGCGCATCGAAGAGCACATCCACGACCGCGCCAATCGCATCCGTCACGCCATGAACCAGGCGCTCATCTCGATCGGTGTGCGCACCCCGCCGCTCACCACCAAGGCGCTCGCCGCGGCCGGCCGAATCGGCAAGGTCGACGTCGAACACGGCGACACCAGCTGCAAGACGCCGGATGCTGCCGACTACATCCGCCGCACCCTCGAGCACCGGCAGAAGAAGGCCGAGTAG